A DNA window from Prevotella intermedia ATCC 25611 = DSM 20706 contains the following coding sequences:
- a CDS encoding DUF1837 domain-containing protein, producing the protein MARFNCFEIKVFDKFIDKFAERYVQQRSYVDTAVLEEAAALNCDLNTDALISIIKSQSVFIDPAREKGEVPNPLNDIYRSDLGELLTTYYFEEKLPDRERYIIPLKNISTRERYDMPGRGLDALGYRKESDGSITLLLAEAKVSEQKSNPPGVVDANKDSLYKSQKIHHDDEPMVLQRLTEYLRHISVTEDATALGCLVVWMHAKQKDKYHITYGCGLVRDYTCLDKDKDFGKFKSSVDEFRPGQVNFEIFSFTEKTIAETVELFYKKVTELAK; encoded by the coding sequence ATGGCTCGTTTTAATTGCTTCGAAATTAAGGTCTTTGATAAATTTATAGACAAGTTTGCTGAACGCTATGTTCAGCAACGCTCTTATGTAGATACTGCTGTTTTGGAAGAAGCTGCAGCTTTAAATTGTGATCTTAATACAGATGCTTTAATCAGCATAATTAAATCTCAGTCTGTTTTCATTGATCCGGCGAGGGAAAAAGGAGAAGTTCCTAATCCTCTTAATGATATTTACAGAAGCGATCTCGGAGAACTTCTTACAACATATTATTTTGAAGAAAAGCTTCCAGATAGAGAACGATATATTATCCCACTTAAGAACATTTCCACTCGTGAACGATACGATATGCCAGGTAGAGGACTTGATGCTCTTGGATATAGGAAAGAATCTGATGGTTCTATAACATTGCTTTTAGCTGAAGCAAAAGTCTCAGAGCAGAAATCTAATCCACCAGGTGTAGTTGATGCTAACAAGGATTCTTTGTATAAAAGTCAGAAGATTCATCATGACGACGAGCCTATGGTGCTTCAAAGACTTACAGAATATCTAAGACATATTTCTGTCACGGAGGATGCTACCGCCTTAGGATGTTTGGTCGTTTGGATGCACGCTAAACAAAAAGACAAATATCATATCACATACGGATGTGGGCTTGTCAGAGATTACACATGTTTGGACAAGGATAAGGACTTTGGAAAATTTAAATCAAGTGTTGATGAGTTTAGACCAGGTCAAGTAAATTTTGAAATCTTTTCTTTCACAGAGAAAACGATAGCAGAAACAGTTGAATTATTTTATAAGAAAGTAACTGAATTAGCGAAATGA
- a CDS encoding DEAD/DEAH box helicase — translation MKSALLDTLLEDDSIKSLLHKSEDLYWENPLDPNQEYCQDEMDFLCRIGFMLSNASLVSDISDLDYTENAYKLLKSFPIKLEYAENVFENTIGYDFKDKQIIYYFLLASLALKMDKTISARLNLKGFDEHFQEEETDWGKRTLYSVLKSLLLLIRKHNGFSDIREAITLIEALRNEQCEFEQNYISNMDIALQQTAALSLVGIYHVSKAVTDTAEYLINGYSTQQRRITSTIRQHIDVAIDLQNKDSRLVDFFKIIWNDLQLLIKNSIWSNTGFHDKIKQLCSQKAQNGLLELLPSQQKALADNMLNVAANAIVLQMPTSAGKTLMAEFNILITRSLRSDSKIVYIVPSRALMNQVYFDLKEDLQGLGINVERTSAAVEVDPTEDEFLISDDIDIMVTTPEKLDLLIRRQHSSVEDVSLFIVDEAHTIENGERGARLELLLTMLRRERPDAKYMLLSPFLPERGDKIKDWLGGGNAIQVDWKPSEKLVFGVHVTKRKIKYTILPTPFTPQIKEEKKFETKNSINLATPSSKKGILEYATKRFGEKGKTLLILCKGKKTANSQARTIAEWVEAEVNIDSDVTLVQKFMEEEIGCPTTYTELLGKGIAVHHAGLSEESKILIEYLIRKGKIQYVCATTTIAEGVNFPVSSVYFDTYTKGRKNTLSANDFWNIAGRAGRTMVDDIGKIILPFNDTNNITTAKGIISKSAEELTSVLAQLFVQRQDVTQKLYEDNGINQLIYTYPDSFGPLFQYFVHLLNITDSEYVADVEDLFKDTLAYTLLNDSDKETFITLCKQIYLSIQAKYISKGGALKFADKTGFSVPSVLNIMHEKSTNREISDLDSWEPDALFDRNDPNNLAQKIKVIAALKETQLGTDSIQAPFNPEIAAKLVINWVKGEKLNTISAIHPNYRKLEDITIRVSEFVSYMNSMRFKASWGLSALEGIVRGNEDEMKDSYVPSFVYYGVDNKKALAMRMLGIPRALSGCLSQIIEGDMSNYSFSQLRNNIKSMSNQTWDSMVPSSSRLSGKEWKRIVDILLK, via the coding sequence ATGAAATCAGCATTACTAGATACGCTTTTAGAAGATGACTCTATTAAATCTTTGCTTCACAAAAGTGAAGATTTGTATTGGGAGAATCCTCTTGATCCAAACCAGGAATATTGTCAGGATGAGATGGACTTCTTGTGCCGTATTGGTTTTATGTTGTCAAATGCTTCACTTGTTTCAGATATTAGTGATCTTGATTATACTGAAAATGCATACAAACTGCTTAAATCTTTTCCTATTAAACTTGAATATGCTGAAAATGTCTTTGAGAATACCATTGGTTATGATTTCAAGGACAAGCAGATAATATATTATTTCTTGTTGGCAAGTCTCGCCTTGAAAATGGACAAGACAATATCTGCAAGACTAAACTTAAAAGGTTTTGATGAGCATTTTCAAGAGGAAGAAACAGACTGGGGGAAAAGAACTCTATATTCAGTATTGAAAAGTTTGCTTCTGTTAATCAGAAAGCATAACGGCTTCTCAGATATACGCGAAGCAATTACCCTCATTGAGGCTTTACGTAATGAACAGTGTGAATTCGAACAGAATTACATTTCTAATATGGATATAGCTCTGCAACAGACAGCAGCATTGTCTCTTGTTGGGATATATCATGTATCTAAAGCTGTTACTGATACTGCAGAATACCTAATTAATGGATATTCAACTCAGCAAAGAAGGATTACATCTACTATACGACAGCATATTGATGTTGCAATTGACCTTCAGAACAAGGATTCACGTCTTGTTGATTTCTTCAAGATTATATGGAACGATCTACAGTTGCTAATCAAAAATTCTATCTGGAGCAACACAGGCTTCCATGATAAGATCAAGCAGTTATGTAGCCAAAAGGCTCAGAATGGGCTTCTTGAATTATTACCTTCTCAACAGAAGGCTTTAGCTGACAATATGCTCAATGTTGCAGCAAATGCTATTGTACTCCAGATGCCAACAAGTGCTGGTAAAACTTTGATGGCAGAGTTCAACATTCTTATTACTCGTTCTCTTCGTTCTGATTCAAAGATCGTATATATTGTTCCATCAAGAGCATTAATGAATCAGGTCTATTTTGATCTAAAAGAAGATCTTCAAGGACTAGGCATTAATGTTGAGCGAACATCGGCAGCTGTTGAAGTAGATCCAACTGAAGATGAATTTTTGATATCTGATGATATAGATATCATGGTGACCACACCTGAAAAGTTGGATTTATTAATACGACGTCAGCATAGTTCTGTAGAAGACGTTTCCTTATTCATTGTTGATGAAGCACATACTATTGAAAATGGTGAGCGTGGTGCAAGACTGGAGCTTCTACTCACAATGCTTCGAAGAGAAAGGCCAGATGCAAAATATATGCTATTATCTCCTTTCCTTCCTGAAAGAGGAGACAAGATTAAAGACTGGCTTGGAGGTGGTAATGCTATTCAGGTTGACTGGAAGCCATCTGAAAAATTGGTATTTGGTGTACATGTGACAAAAAGAAAGATTAAATACACAATCCTTCCAACACCATTTACACCACAAATTAAAGAGGAAAAGAAATTCGAGACAAAGAATTCAATCAACTTAGCAACCCCAAGTAGCAAAAAAGGTATCTTGGAATACGCAACGAAACGATTTGGAGAAAAAGGAAAAACTCTGCTAATTCTTTGTAAAGGAAAGAAAACAGCTAACTCTCAAGCTAGAACTATTGCAGAATGGGTTGAAGCAGAAGTGAATATTGATAGTGATGTAACACTCGTCCAAAAATTTATGGAAGAGGAAATCGGATGTCCAACAACCTATACAGAGTTGCTTGGTAAAGGTATTGCTGTACACCATGCAGGACTCTCTGAAGAATCAAAAATCCTTATAGAATATCTTATTCGAAAAGGAAAAATCCAATATGTTTGTGCTACGACTACAATTGCTGAAGGCGTTAATTTCCCTGTTTCCTCAGTGTATTTTGATACTTACACAAAAGGTAGAAAAAATACTTTGTCAGCAAATGATTTTTGGAATATTGCTGGACGTGCTGGACGTACAATGGTTGATGACATAGGTAAGATTATCCTTCCATTCAATGATACCAACAATATTACAACAGCAAAAGGAATTATTTCTAAAAGTGCAGAGGAACTCACAAGTGTGCTTGCACAGCTTTTTGTGCAAAGACAAGATGTGACCCAAAAACTATATGAAGATAATGGTATCAATCAATTAATTTACACTTATCCTGATTCATTTGGTCCATTATTCCAATACTTTGTACATTTGCTTAATATTACTGATTCTGAATATGTTGCTGATGTTGAAGATTTATTTAAGGACACACTTGCATATACGCTGTTGAACGATTCTGACAAGGAAACCTTCATTACTCTTTGCAAACAGATTTACTTGTCAATTCAGGCAAAATACATTTCAAAAGGAGGAGCATTAAAGTTTGCTGACAAAACAGGCTTCTCTGTTCCTTCTGTGCTGAATATCATGCATGAAAAATCAACGAACCGGGAAATATCTGATCTCGATTCATGGGAGCCAGATGCATTATTTGATAGAAATGATCCAAATAACCTTGCACAAAAAATCAAGGTAATTGCAGCATTGAAGGAAACACAATTAGGAACAGATTCAATACAAGCACCTTTTAATCCTGAGATTGCAGCAAAATTAGTTATTAATTGGGTCAAAGGTGAAAAATTAAATACAATATCAGCAATTCACCCAAACTATAGAAAATTAGAAGATATAACGATACGTGTTTCAGAGTTTGTTTCATATATGAATAGTATGCGATTCAAAGCATCTTGGGGACTTAGTGCTTTGGAAGGCATTGTACGTGGAAACGAAGATGAAATGAAGGATTCTTATGTACCATCATTCGTATACTATGGTGTTGACAACAAAAAAGCCTTAGCTATGAGAATGTTAGGTATTCCAAGAGCATTGTCAGGCTGTCTTTCGCAGATTATTGAAGGAGATATGTCAAATTATTCTTTCTCACAACTCCGTAATAATATTAAATCTATGTCTAACCAAACATGGGATTCTATGGTTCCAAGTTCATCTAGACTTTCAGGAAAAGAATGGAAGAGAATTGTTGATATTCTTCTAAAATAA
- a CDS encoding tyrosine-type recombinase/integrase codes for MREKLPSVYSTEEITIIGSTINRKGLSGKRLYTAFLLGAILGLRRSDIINLTFSNIVWEHNTISLSQEKTKKRFELPLTKEVGSALIDYLKNERKNDCADKHVFLTLKPPLSKDVGGYTLCRDSNCNMGF; via the coding sequence ATGAGAGAGAAACTCCCCTCTGTGTATTCCACAGAGGAGATAACCATCATAGGCAGTACAATCAATCGTAAAGGACTGAGTGGAAAGCGCCTTTATACTGCATTTCTGTTGGGAGCAATATTAGGACTCAGGCGGTCGGATATTATCAATCTTACATTCAGCAACATTGTTTGGGAGCATAATACTATTTCTCTTTCTCAAGAAAAGACAAAGAAACGGTTTGAACTTCCTCTTACTAAGGAAGTTGGAAGTGCGCTCATAGATTATCTTAAGAACGAACGGAAGAACGACTGTGCTGACAAACATGTATTCTTGACTTTGAAACCACCCTTATCAAAAGATGTCGGTGGATACACATTATGCCGGGATTCAAACTGCAATATGGGCTTCTGA